From Vicugna pacos chromosome 6, VicPac4, whole genome shotgun sequence, a single genomic window includes:
- the GTF2A2 gene encoding transcription initiation factor IIA subunit 2: protein MAYQLYRNTTLGNSLQESLDELIQSQQITPQLALQVLLQFDKAINSALAQRVRNRVNFRGSLNTYRFCDNVWTFVLNDVEFREVTELIKVDKVKIVACDGKNTGSNTTE from the exons ATGGCCTATCAGTTGTACAGGAAtaccactttgggaaacagtctTCAGGAGAGCCTCGATGAGCTCATACAG TCTCAACAGATTACTCCTCAACTTGCCCTTCAAGTTCTGCTTCAGTTTGATAAGGCTATTAATTCAGCGTTGGCACAGCGGGTGAGGAACAGAGTGAATTTCAGG ggcTCTCTAAACACATACCGATTCTGCGATAACGTGTGGACTTTTGTATTGAATGATGTTGAATTCAGAGAGGTGACAGAACTCATTAAAGTGGATAAAGTGAAAATTGTAGCCTGTGATGGTAAAA ATACTGGCTCCAATACTACagaatga